A stretch of Rhinopithecus roxellana isolate Shanxi Qingling chromosome 12, ASM756505v1, whole genome shotgun sequence DNA encodes these proteins:
- the MYCBP gene encoding C-Myc-binding protein, translating into MSSSAPNPPVAVSGASYAAAAVTMAHYKAADSKREQFRRYLEKSGVLDTLTKVLVALYEEPEKPNSALDFLKHHLGAATPENPEIELLRLELAEMKEKYETIVEENKKLKAKLAQYEPPQEEKRAE; encoded by the exons ATGAGCAGTTCTGCTCCCAACCCGCCAGTCGCGGTCTCCGGCGCCAGCTACGCCGCTGCCGCTGTCACTATGGCCCATTACAAA GCCGCCGACTCGAAGCGTGAGCAGTTCCGGAGGTACTTGGAGAAGTCGGGGGTGCTGGACACGCTGACCAAGG TGCTGGTAGCCTTATATGAAGAACCAGAGAAACCTAACAGTGCTTTGGA TTTTTTAAAGCATCACTTAGGAGCTGCTACcccagagaatccagaaatagagcTGCTTCGCCTAGAACTGGccgaaatgaaagagaaatatgaaaccattgtagaagaaaataaaaaactgaaagcaaag CTTGCTCAGTATGAACCACCTCAGGAGGAGAAGCGTGCTGAATAG
- the GJA9 gene encoding gap junction alpha-9 protein produces the protein MGDWNLLGDTLEEVHIHSTMIGKIWLTILFIFRMLVLGVAAEDVWNDEQSGFVCNTEQPGCRNVCYDQAFPISLIRYWVLQVIFVSSPSLVYMGHALYRLRVLEEERQRMKAQLRVELERVEFEMPRDRRRLEQELCQLEKRKLNKAPLRGTLLCTYVIHIFTRSVVEVGFMIGQYLLYGFHLEPLFKCHGHPCPNIIDCFVSRPTEKTIFLLFMQSIATISLFLNILEIFHLGFKKIKRGIWGKYKLKKEHNEFHANKAKQNVAKYQSTSANSLKRLPSAPDYNLLVEKQTHTAVYPSLNSSSVFQPNPDNHSVNDEKCILNEQETVLSNEISTLSTSCTHFQHISSNNKDTHKIFGKEVNGNQLREKRETEGKDSKRNYYSRGHRSIPGVAVDGENNRRQSPQTALSLPANCDWKPRWLTATWGSSTKHGNRGSPPKGNLKGQFRKGIVRTLPPSQGESQSLDIPNTADSLGGLSFDLGLVRTCNNPVCPPNHVVSLTNNLIGRRVPTDLQI, from the coding sequence ATGGGGGACTGGAATCTCCTTGGAGATACTCTGGAGGAAGTTCACATCCACTCCACCATGATTGGAAAGATCTGGCTCACCATCCTATTCATATTTCGAATGCTTGTTCTGGGTGTAGCAGCTGAAGACGTCTGGAATGATGAGCAGTCCGGCTTCGTCTGCAATACAGAACAACCAGGCTGCAGAAATGTATGCTACGACCAGGCCTTTCCTATCTCCCTCATTAGATATTGGGTTCTGCAGGTGATATTTGTGTCTTCACCATCCCTGGTCTACATGGGCCATGCATTGTACCGACTGAGAGTTCTAGAGGAAGAGAGGCAAAGGATGAAAGCTCAGTTAAGAGTAGAACTGGAGCGGGTAGAGTTTGAAATGCCTAGGGATCGGAGGAGATTGGAGCAAGAGCTTTGTCagctggagaaaaggaaactaaatAAAGCTCCACTCAGAGGAACCTTGCTTTGCACTTATGTGATACACATTTTCACTCGCTCTGTGGTTGAAGTTGGATTCATGATTGGACAGTACCTTTTATATGGATTTCACTTAGAGCCTCTATTTAAGTGCCATGGCCACCCGTGTCCAAATATAATCGACTGTTTTGTCTCAAGACCAACAGAAAAGACAATATTCCTATTATTTATGCAATCTATAGCCACTATTTCACTTTTCTTAAACATTCTAGAAATTTTCCACCTaggttttaaaaagattaaaagaggGATATGGGGAAAATACAAGTTGAAGAAGGAACATAATGAATTCCATGCaaacaaggcaaaacaaaacGTAGCCAAATATCAGAGCACATCTGCAAATTCACTGAAGCGACTCCCTTCTGCCCCTGATTATAATCTGTTAGtggaaaagcaaacacacacTGCAGTGTACCCTAGTTTAAATTCATCTTCTGTATTCCAGCCAAATCCTGACAATCACAGTGTAAATGATGAGAAATGCATTTTGAATGAACAGGAAACTGTACTTTCTAATGAGATTTCCACACTTAGTACTAGCTGTACTCATTTTCAACACATCAGTTCAAATAATAAGGACActcataaaatatttggaaaagaagTTAATGGTAACCAgttaagggaaaaaagagaaactgaagGCAAagacagcaaaaggaactacTACTCTAGGGGTCACCGTTCTATTCCAGGTGTTGCTGTAGATGGAGAGAACAACAGGAGGCAGTCACCCCAAACAGCTCTCTCCTTGCCAGCTAACTGCGATTGGAAACCGCGGTGGCTTACAGCTACATGGGGTTCCTCTACAAAACATGGAAACCGGGGGTCACCTCCTAAAGGTAACCTCAAGGGCCAGTTCAGAAAGGGCATAGTCAGAACCCTTCCTCCTTCACAAGGAGAGTCTCAATCACTTGACATTCCAAACACAGCTGATTCTTTGGGAGGGCTGTCCTTTGACCTAGGGTTGGTCAGAACCTGTAATAATCCTGTTTGTCCTCCAAATCACGTAGTGTCCCTAACGAACAATCTCATTGGTAGGCGGGTTCCCACAGATCTTCAGATCTAA